TCGGCGGCGAGCAGGATGTTCTGCGTGGCGGCGCTGCCGTCCTCGATGAAGTACTTGGTGTCCTCGCAGAGGACGACGATGCACGCCGGAGCGTCGGCGATGAACTTACCGTATTCGGTGATCTCAGCGATCCGGCGGCGCATGGCCGGGTCGGTGACCACCACGAAATGCCACGGCTGAACGTTCCGCGCGGTGGCCGCCAAGCGTCCGGCGTCCACGATCCGCTCGAGATCCTCGCGCGCGACCGGATCGGGCCTGAACTTGCGGTGGCTGCGGCGGGACTTGAGCACGTCGAGGGCGTATTTGGCACGGTCATCCATCTTGCGCCTCCTTGATTGGGGGCTCGACCTCGGCGACGTAGGGCCGGCCGAGCAGTTTCTTGACCAGGATGAGTTCGCCCGCGTCGTTGCCCTCGATCGCGTGGCCGATGAACTGCAGGGCGTAACCGATCACCAGCCCCCCCCCTGCCGCCAGCCAGTACGCCGCTGCGCCGGTGGCTCCGGCGGCGACGGCCAGCGGTATGGCGGCGATGGTCAGCGGAATCCCGATCGCGTGTAGCACGAGACTCCGGCGGTTGCGATGGCGACGAAACCAGTTTTCGAACATGGGCAACGGCGTCTCCTATAAGGTTCCCATAACTATATCGGAGTCCGAATCGCCAGGCAACCGCACACGGTCCAATCTGACAATTTGACAGTTTTTAATCGCGGCCAGGAATCCGCGATGCAAACCCTTGTGCCGCCGGTATTTACAAAACAGCACATTGGCACGGAGTTTGCAATGGAGAAAGGCGGCGAAGCGAACCCGGGCAACCGGGGCGGATCGCACGGTTTTTTGGAAAGGAGGAACACCATGATACCAGTGAGAGTTGAACGGCGCAGAAACGTTCCTGGCAGATTGGCTGAGTTTTGGGGAGATGCAAACATGATGACGGACTTCGATCGATTCTTTGAGCGGGTGTTCGGTGATCGTCAGGGCGGCGGCTGGTACCCGGCCGATGTGTGGG
The sequence above is drawn from the Phycisphaerae bacterium genome and encodes:
- a CDS encoding nitroreductase family protein, with product MDDRAKYALDVLKSRRSHRKFRPDPVAREDLERIVDAGRLAATARNVQPWHFVVVTDPAMRRRIAEITEYGKFIADAPACIVVLCEDTKYFIEDGSAATQNILLAAEALGLGTCWVAGDKKPYASDIVKLLGAPANMKLVAHVAVGRSAQEASRAAKKPVAEVLHWEKF
- a CDS encoding DUF962 domain-containing protein — its product is MPMFENWFRRHRNRRSLVLHAIGIPLTIAAIPLAVAAGATGAAAYWLAAGGGLVIGYALQFIGHAIEGNDAGELILVKKLLGRPYVAEVEPPIKEAQDG